Proteins from a single region of Nodularia sp. LEGE 06071:
- a CDS encoding TIGR00297 family protein: MLSFIDSANPWLVAIGLNTILLGLVWIAPKQLLTPAGIFHAWLLGVLIWVTLGWQGYLVVGFYFLVGSGVTRIGMAQKEAAGIAEKRSGARGPENVWGSALTGALCALGVGILNSGLVPSTQSLVPFGFAHGQPSPQILLLLGYVASFSTKLSDTTASEVGKAYGKRTFLITTLQPVSRGTEGAVSLEGTVAGVVASIAIACVGWAVGLIDLFGIAWCILAAFIATNLESVIGATLQSKYDWLTNEVVNIFNTLIGAIAAMLIALFWTMIISSFPA; the protein is encoded by the coding sequence ATGTTATCTTTTATTGACTCTGCAAATCCCTGGTTAGTAGCAATAGGATTGAACACAATTTTATTGGGTTTAGTATGGATTGCTCCCAAACAGCTACTGACTCCAGCAGGAATATTTCACGCCTGGTTACTGGGAGTCCTCATTTGGGTAACTCTCGGTTGGCAAGGATATCTAGTGGTAGGGTTCTATTTTTTAGTTGGTTCTGGTGTAACACGTATTGGCATGGCACAAAAAGAAGCAGCAGGAATAGCGGAAAAGCGTTCTGGCGCTAGAGGCCCGGAAAATGTCTGGGGTTCTGCTCTGACTGGAGCTTTGTGTGCATTGGGAGTAGGGATTCTCAATTCAGGTTTAGTCCCCAGTACCCAGTCCCTTGTCCCGTTCGGCTTCGCTCACGGCCAGCCTAGTCCCCAGATCCTACTGTTGTTAGGCTATGTGGCGAGTTTTAGTACTAAGCTTTCGGATACCACTGCGAGCGAAGTTGGTAAAGCCTACGGTAAACGCACCTTTTTGATTACTACACTCCAACCCGTATCTCGTGGTACAGAGGGAGCAGTGAGTTTAGAGGGGACTGTAGCCGGGGTGGTGGCTTCGATCGCGATCGCCTGCGTCGGTTGGGCTGTTGGTTTGATAGATTTATTCGGGATAGCTTGGTGCATATTGGCTGCATTTATCGCTACCAATTTAGAAAGTGTCATTGGCGCAACATTGCAATCTAAATATGACTGGCTCACCAATGAAGTAGTAAATATCTTCAATACATTAATCGGTGCGATCGCCGCCATGCTGATCGCCTTATTCTGGACAATGATTATTTCTTCATTCCCTGCCTAA
- a CDS encoding peptidylprolyl isomerase, which produces MESSSFLLVDDQPIFINQAVKYLQASGKLAHFIGDILRQYVIEQEIQTRDDIQINPVLTEQTIIDFRLKNQLNDPQTFQEWLQTNVTDYATFYESIALGFKLEKLKVLITEAKISEYFIERKIFLDRVIVSRIVVDNQEIAEELKTQIEEGGSFEQLAREYSLSEDRMVNGMMGPVSRGTMPDQLRAVIDIASPGQVVGPIEIEGRYGLFRLEQFLPASLEDMQLQQALQNELFEKWLVEKIQKLTVKLQMS; this is translated from the coding sequence ATGGAATCTTCATCATTTTTGCTAGTAGATGACCAGCCCATTTTTATAAATCAAGCAGTAAAATATCTGCAAGCCTCTGGAAAATTAGCGCATTTCATTGGCGACATTCTCCGCCAGTATGTAATCGAACAAGAAATCCAAACGCGAGATGACATCCAAATCAACCCCGTTTTAACAGAACAAACAATCATTGATTTCCGCCTCAAAAATCAACTAAATGACCCCCAAACTTTTCAAGAATGGTTACAGACAAATGTTACAGATTACGCTACCTTTTACGAATCAATTGCCTTGGGTTTTAAATTAGAAAAACTAAAAGTTTTGATTACAGAAGCAAAAATCTCAGAATACTTTATTGAACGCAAAATTTTTCTGGATCGAGTGATAGTTTCCCGGATTGTTGTTGACAATCAAGAAATAGCTGAAGAGCTAAAAACCCAAATTGAAGAAGGAGGTAGTTTTGAGCAACTAGCAAGAGAATATTCCTTGTCAGAAGATCGAATGGTCAACGGCATGATGGGGCCAGTCAGCCGAGGCACAATGCCAGATCAATTGAGAGCAGTTATTGATATAGCTAGTCCTGGACAAGTTGTGGGACCAATAGAAATCGAGGGACGTTATGGCTTATTTCGCTTAGAACAATTTTTGCCAGCGTCTTTAGAAGATATGCAACTCCAACAAGCACTACAAAATGAATTATTTGAGAAATGGCTAGTCGAGAAAATTCAAAAGCTGACGGTCAAACTACAAATGAGCTAA
- a CDS encoding peptidase domain-containing ABC transporter: MASRENSKADGQTTNELKVLNNQSLQVNALASIPWNQPPFSWLTSEQQSQLQNQAEIRQYRLGEKIWSTAAGGDQFWIFTGKVRLRSEGEGKPLLALQAGDWFGDLYQLAVDCKAVAASKEVVVVCWNTALWAEFSTPQIDEFWLTAEENQETGEIKEIKPEIKQIHQLIPSSTVITSGYPFVSNWNTGAACLTMVAQHLEHPVKLEWVQRQLRGQSPKHLVEAGENLGLVLRRLQVNWADLRQLTFPLLLQWQLDSSPPASWVVAYGMQGSNLIIANPLNDDYACESLPQSVVESAWDGRLWQVELVSNQEKFNLGWFTPAVWKYRKLLGEVLLASFTLQLLGLGTPLITQVVIDKVMVQQSLPTLDVMAIALLMIALFESILGILRLFIFTHTARRLDLSLSAQLFRHLMRLPLAYFESRRVGDTIARVQELEQIRQFLTGTALTVILDSIFAVVYLVLMFYYNVQLTFVALAVLPLFAALTIISTPILRKWLNETFNRSADSQSFLVETVSGIHSVKAHAAEPVARDRWEGLFARFVRTGFKASTTSNISSNIGNFLTNFSSLLILWFGAKLVIEQNLTIGQLVAFQMLSGRVTGPLLRLVQLWQNLQQVLLSVDRIGDILNIAPEAELGTGLVLPPLKGQVTFEQIFFRYQPHIEPVLKGISFNVEPGQFVGIVGRSGSGKSTLSKLLQRLYQIESGRILIDGFDIKSADLASLRQQISVVLQEDFLFNGTVLENITLGNPDIGAEEVVEAARLAVAHDFISQLPYGYETNVGERGTALSGGQRQRIALARLFLSQSPILVLDEATSALDSETEQQVLQNLQKVSAHRTVFLIAHRFAPLKRADLILVLERGVIAERGTHLDLLQQKGLYWSLYQRQQANI, encoded by the coding sequence ATGGCTAGTCGAGAAAATTCAAAAGCTGACGGTCAAACTACAAATGAGCTAAAAGTTCTGAATAATCAATCTCTACAAGTAAACGCCCTAGCTTCTATACCTTGGAATCAACCGCCTTTTTCTTGGCTGACTTCTGAACAACAATCCCAATTGCAAAATCAGGCGGAAATCCGTCAGTATCGTCTAGGAGAAAAAATTTGGTCAACCGCAGCAGGTGGTGATCAGTTTTGGATTTTTACTGGTAAAGTCCGCTTGCGGTCAGAAGGAGAGGGTAAGCCATTGTTAGCCCTTCAAGCAGGGGATTGGTTTGGCGATTTATATCAGCTGGCTGTGGATTGTAAAGCCGTAGCTGCGAGCAAAGAAGTGGTAGTTGTGTGTTGGAATACAGCGCTGTGGGCAGAGTTTTCCACTCCCCAAATTGACGAGTTTTGGCTAACTGCGGAGGAAAATCAGGAAACGGGGGAGATTAAAGAAATCAAGCCAGAAATCAAGCAGATACACCAACTCATCCCATCCTCGACAGTAATTACATCTGGTTATCCCTTCGTTTCTAATTGGAATACAGGTGCGGCTTGTTTAACAATGGTGGCGCAACACTTAGAACATCCTGTGAAATTGGAATGGGTGCAGCGCCAACTCCGGGGACAAAGCCCGAAACATCTGGTGGAAGCAGGGGAAAATTTAGGGTTAGTGTTGCGGAGGTTGCAAGTTAATTGGGCTGATTTGCGGCAGTTAACGTTTCCACTGCTACTACAATGGCAATTAGATTCGTCACCACCAGCTTCCTGGGTAGTAGCCTATGGAATGCAAGGATCTAACCTGATTATTGCTAATCCGCTAAATGATGATTATGCTTGCGAGAGTTTACCGCAGTCAGTGGTTGAGTCTGCCTGGGATGGTAGACTCTGGCAAGTTGAACTGGTATCAAATCAAGAAAAATTCAACCTTGGTTGGTTCACTCCAGCAGTTTGGAAATATCGGAAACTGTTAGGAGAAGTATTGCTAGCGTCTTTTACGTTGCAGCTTCTGGGTTTGGGGACACCACTGATTACCCAAGTTGTGATTGACAAGGTGATGGTGCAGCAAAGTTTGCCCACTCTTGATGTTATGGCGATCGCACTCTTAATGATCGCCTTATTTGAATCCATACTGGGTATACTGCGGCTATTTATCTTTACTCATACCGCCAGGCGTTTAGATTTGAGCTTATCGGCGCAACTATTCCGCCATCTCATGCGTTTGCCTTTAGCTTACTTCGAGTCGCGGCGTGTGGGAGACACCATAGCCAGAGTTCAAGAACTAGAACAAATCCGCCAATTTCTCACCGGGACAGCATTAACTGTCATTCTAGACAGTATTTTTGCTGTGGTGTACTTGGTATTGATGTTTTACTACAACGTCCAACTCACCTTTGTGGCCTTGGCGGTGTTGCCGTTATTTGCAGCTTTGACAATTATTTCCACACCAATTCTGCGTAAATGGCTGAATGAAACCTTTAATCGCAGTGCCGACAGTCAATCATTTCTGGTAGAGACAGTTTCAGGGATACACTCAGTTAAAGCCCATGCAGCCGAACCAGTAGCACGCGATCGCTGGGAAGGATTATTTGCCCGTTTTGTCCGTACAGGTTTTAAAGCTTCCACTACTTCTAATATTAGCAGTAATATTGGTAACTTTCTCACCAATTTTTCCTCCTTACTGATTCTCTGGTTTGGAGCCAAATTAGTCATCGAGCAGAACTTAACCATTGGGCAACTTGTCGCCTTTCAAATGCTGTCAGGAAGAGTTACCGGGCCACTCTTGCGTCTAGTGCAACTATGGCAAAATCTGCAACAAGTCCTACTTTCTGTAGACCGGATTGGTGATATTCTCAACATCGCCCCAGAAGCAGAATTAGGCACAGGTTTAGTTTTACCACCCCTAAAAGGTCAAGTCACCTTCGAGCAAATCTTTTTCCGCTACCAACCACATATTGAACCCGTTCTCAAAGGCATCTCCTTTAACGTCGAACCAGGGCAATTTGTGGGGATTGTCGGCCGCAGTGGTTCTGGTAAAAGTACCCTTTCCAAGCTATTACAACGCCTCTATCAAATTGAATCAGGAAGGATTTTGATTGATGGCTTTGATATTAAAAGTGCCGATTTAGCCTCATTGCGGCAACAAATTAGCGTAGTTCTCCAAGAAGACTTTTTATTTAATGGTACTGTCTTGGAAAATATCACTCTCGGTAATCCTGATATTGGTGCAGAAGAAGTAGTAGAAGCTGCCAGACTAGCTGTAGCACATGATTTTATTAGTCAATTACCCTACGGTTACGAAACCAACGTGGGAGAAAGAGGCACAGCTTTATCTGGTGGACAAAGACAACGCATCGCCTTAGCCAGATTATTTCTTTCTCAATCACCAATTTTAGTTTTAGATGAAGCTACCAGCGCTTTGGATAGTGAAACTGAACAGCAAGTTTTGCAAAACTTACAAAAGGTTTCGGCTCACCGAACTGTGTTTTTAATTGCTCACCGTTTCGCTCCTCTCAAACGTGCTGATTTGATTTTAGTCTTAGAACGAGGGGTAATTGCTGAACGCGGTACTCACTTAGATTTGTTACAACAAAAAGGTTTGTACTGGTCATTATATCAACGCCAACAAGCAAATATTTAG
- a CDS encoding S8 family peptidase produces the protein MPLDDINHNLFLHNGLNSNAISSLDTFPTQNDYSLSLSGRSSFNSANEITATSVRTANYNFSSGYGLINAAAAVARAAGQNTFGNVPRLGGNNWGADLVQAPAAWAQGYTGRGIVIAVLDTGVDYNHADLKNNIWTNPGEIPGNRIDDDGNGYIDDAQGWSFADNSNNVIDVNGHGSHVAGSIAGGNNGFGVTGIAYDAKIMPVKVLNDEGAGSTNSVADGIYYAVNNGANVINLSLGGNFPNSTLEAAIQYASSKGAVVVMAAGNNGYPFTNYPARYANNWGLAVGAVDSNNKMANFSNQAGMNAFPYVTAPGVGIYSSVPGNQYATYSGTSMATPHVAGVVALMLGANPSLTDAQIRQIIIETSGNSTPAATSNSFNISSGISQPIAEMVGNSTSATTINFELQVTILTDGHTAVSNLPPTSSFVSRGSSMNLGNLTWYDDRTLNPMSSINGDDDDQNNDDMTDIAKILNQLQQQLEEFRRFFPGF, from the coding sequence ATGCCCCTTGATGATATTAATCACAATTTGTTTCTTCATAACGGGCTAAACTCTAACGCTATCTCCTCACTAGATACTTTTCCCACCCAAAATGACTATAGTTTAAGCCTCAGTGGTCGTAGTAGCTTTAATTCCGCAAATGAGATTACTGCAACTTCTGTTCGGACTGCTAACTATAATTTCTCTTCTGGCTATGGCTTGATTAACGCCGCCGCCGCAGTCGCTAGAGCTGCTGGTCAGAATACTTTTGGGAATGTGCCTCGTCTTGGTGGTAATAATTGGGGCGCTGATTTAGTTCAAGCGCCAGCCGCCTGGGCGCAGGGCTACACAGGTAGAGGTATTGTGATTGCTGTGTTAGATACTGGGGTTGACTACAACCACGCAGATTTGAAGAATAATATCTGGACTAATCCCGGAGAAATTCCTGGTAATCGTATAGATGATGATGGTAATGGCTATATTGATGATGCCCAAGGCTGGAGTTTTGCTGACAATAGCAACAATGTTATAGACGTAAATGGTCACGGTAGTCATGTAGCGGGAAGCATTGCTGGGGGGAATAATGGCTTTGGGGTGACGGGTATTGCCTATGATGCCAAAATTATGCCCGTTAAAGTGCTGAATGACGAAGGAGCAGGTAGTACTAATTCTGTCGCCGATGGCATTTACTATGCTGTGAATAATGGCGCTAATGTGATTAATCTCAGTCTGGGTGGTAATTTTCCTAACAGCACGCTGGAAGCTGCAATTCAATACGCTAGTAGTAAAGGTGCTGTGGTGGTGATGGCAGCAGGTAATAATGGTTACCCATTTACCAACTATCCGGCGCGCTATGCCAATAACTGGGGATTGGCAGTGGGGGCAGTTGATAGCAACAATAAGATGGCTAACTTCTCTAACCAAGCGGGGATGAATGCGTTTCCCTATGTGACTGCGCCAGGAGTCGGTATTTATTCGTCGGTTCCGGGGAATCAGTATGCTACATATAGTGGCACATCTATGGCTACTCCCCACGTTGCTGGTGTCGTGGCTTTGATGCTGGGTGCTAATCCCAGTTTGACTGATGCTCAAATTCGGCAAATCATCATCGAAACATCAGGAAATAGTACCCCAGCCGCAACTTCTAATTCTTTCAATATCAGCTCTGGAATTTCTCAGCCGATTGCAGAGATGGTAGGCAATAGTACATCAGCTACTACCATTAATTTTGAATTACAGGTGACAATTTTAACTGACGGTCATACAGCAGTTTCTAATTTGCCTCCCACGTCTTCATTTGTCAGCAGAGGCTCATCTATGAATCTAGGGAACCTGACCTGGTATGACGATCGCACTCTCAACCCTATGAGCAGTATCAATGGCGATGATGATGACCAAAATAACGATGATATGACAGATATCGCCAAAATCCTGAATCAATTGCAGCAACAGCTAGAAGAATTTAGAAGGTTTTTCCCTGGCTTCTGA
- a CDS encoding HlyD family efflux transporter periplasmic adaptor subunit, producing MKYSLAANAAQARQTKQQFAKPEDQLSYEVGKAVQELPPLYTRVLAGTLSLVVFGAIAWANFSQIDEVAIAPGELIASTQVRPVTSLGGGSILKVNVEEGDHVTKDQVLIQRDPDLKQTDVTRLAQSAKLISEDLRRLQAERIGTTTAGTKLQDELLASRLSDYQARQAATEAEANRQLAIIAQVKQRQQRLQENLVNAQTSFKNAQANVVNAESVLVEVEKNIAIAQQREENLRTLIAPGALPRIDYLEAQERLNRANTEMTRAKDEIINAKNRVTESQDKIASLTREIAAQTQEIRQAEQAYQGVRQQAQRLISERQSEILNQIKQRQEELTNINGQLEQARKQQAGETIKAPVAGTIYKIKATQGPVQAGEELLSILPAGEEILLEVKVLNRDIGFIRPGMTAKVKMATFPFQEFGTIDGKVVQISPNAVVDKDLGLVFPTRIQLSQHSVNVRGEEVEFTPGMSANGEIVTRQKSVLTFIIEPVTRRFSEAFSVR from the coding sequence ATGAAATATTCCTTAGCTGCAAATGCGGCTCAAGCCCGTCAAACAAAACAACAATTTGCGAAACCAGAAGACCAACTGTCTTATGAAGTGGGTAAGGCTGTACAGGAATTACCGCCGCTATATACGAGAGTTTTAGCAGGAACACTGAGCTTAGTGGTATTTGGGGCGATCGCCTGGGCGAATTTCTCTCAAATAGATGAAGTTGCGATCGCACCAGGGGAATTAATCGCCTCTACACAAGTGCGACCAGTGACATCCTTGGGCGGTGGTTCTATTTTGAAGGTGAATGTAGAAGAAGGCGATCATGTCACGAAAGACCAAGTTTTAATTCAACGCGACCCAGATTTGAAACAAACAGATGTTACCCGCCTCGCCCAATCTGCCAAATTAATCAGCGAAGACCTCCGGCGTTTGCAAGCAGAACGCATTGGGACGACAACGGCTGGGACAAAACTACAAGATGAACTTTTAGCATCGCGTCTTTCTGATTACCAAGCACGTCAAGCCGCAACGGAAGCCGAAGCCAATCGCCAACTAGCAATTATTGCTCAGGTAAAACAACGCCAGCAACGATTGCAAGAAAACCTCGTCAATGCTCAAACCAGCTTTAAAAATGCCCAAGCGAATGTAGTCAACGCAGAAAGTGTCCTGGTTGAAGTTGAAAAAAATATTGCGATCGCGCAACAAAGAGAAGAAAATCTCCGGACTTTGATAGCGCCTGGTGCATTACCGAGAATTGATTACCTAGAAGCGCAAGAAAGATTAAACCGCGCCAACACAGAAATGACCAGAGCCAAAGATGAAATAATCAACGCCAAGAATCGAGTCACAGAGTCTCAAGACAAAATAGCATCCTTAACAAGAGAGATTGCCGCCCAAACCCAAGAAATTCGCCAAGCCGAACAAGCCTATCAAGGAGTGCGCCAGCAAGCGCAGCGTTTAATATCTGAGCGCCAAAGCGAAATTTTAAACCAGATTAAACAGCGCCAAGAAGAACTCACCAATATTAACGGTCAACTAGAACAAGCCAGAAAACAACAAGCCGGGGAAACAATCAAAGCCCCAGTTGCAGGGACAATTTACAAAATTAAAGCCACCCAAGGACCCGTACAAGCCGGTGAAGAATTGCTCTCAATTTTGCCAGCAGGGGAAGAAATCTTATTAGAAGTGAAAGTCCTCAACCGCGATATTGGATTTATTCGTCCAGGGATGACAGCAAAAGTCAAAATGGCCACCTTTCCCTTTCAAGAATTTGGCACAATTGACGGTAAAGTAGTGCAAATTAGTCCGAATGCAGTAGTCGATAAAGACTTGGGTTTAGTGTTCCCCACCAGAATACAGCTAAGTCAACACTCAGTAAATGTCCGGGGAGAAGAAGTAGAATTTACTCCCGGAATGTCAGCCAACGGTGAAATTGTCACGCGTCAAAAGTCAGTTTTAACCTTCATCATCGAGCCTGTAACCCGTAGATTTAGCGAAGCCTTTTCAGTCAGGTAA
- a CDS encoding SDR family oxidoreductase, whose translation MFLVTGATGGIGRRVVRLLRLEEKSVRAFVRLTSSYNELEHRGAEIFIGDLRRDKDIAKACRGIEYMISAHGSDGDSLSLDYRANIELIDQAKANNVKHFVFISVLGAERGYEDAPVFKAKRAVEQYLAASGLNYTILRPAGLASNLLSLAEQFRETGLYLLIGDPKNRTSVVSTDDLARIVVNSFKVEDARNQILPVGGPEILLREDIPEIFSRIFNKEAVVINSPLFVVDGLRNTLGLFNPQAQKAFGTYRTLLSNEFFCRKEEIANLERIFNFHLETLENFLRRYLAV comes from the coding sequence ATGTTTCTGGTAACTGGAGCAACGGGAGGAATTGGTCGCCGAGTCGTGCGACTCCTACGTCTAGAGGAAAAGTCAGTGAGAGCATTTGTCCGCCTCACTTCGAGTTATAACGAGTTAGAACACCGAGGAGCAGAAATCTTCATCGGTGATTTACGACGAGACAAGGATATTGCCAAAGCTTGTCGGGGTATCGAGTATATGATCAGCGCCCACGGTTCTGATGGTGACTCTCTATCGCTGGACTATCGCGCCAATATTGAACTCATTGATCAAGCTAAAGCTAATAATGTCAAGCATTTTGTATTTATTTCTGTACTGGGAGCCGAACGGGGCTATGAAGATGCGCCTGTATTCAAAGCCAAACGAGCAGTAGAACAATATTTAGCAGCTAGTGGCTTGAATTACACTATTTTACGCCCAGCTGGATTAGCATCTAACTTACTGTCATTAGCAGAACAGTTTCGCGAAACTGGTTTGTATTTGCTCATCGGTGATCCCAAAAATCGGACTTCGGTTGTCAGTACAGATGATTTAGCCAGGATAGTTGTAAATTCATTCAAAGTTGAAGACGCACGCAACCAAATATTACCAGTGGGAGGTCCGGAGATTTTATTGCGTGAGGATATTCCCGAAATTTTTAGTCGCATCTTCAACAAAGAAGCAGTAGTAATTAATTCACCTTTGTTTGTTGTGGATGGGTTAAGGAATACATTGGGTTTATTTAACCCCCAAGCACAAAAAGCTTTCGGAACTTATAGAACATTACTGTCCAATGAATTTTTCTGTCGAAAAGAGGAAATAGCCAACTTAGAAAGGATTTTCAATTTTCACTTGGAAACTTTAGAAAATTTTCTGCGGCGCTATCTCGCAGTTTGA